In a genomic window of Candidatus Eisenbacteria bacterium:
- a CDS encoding DUF362 domain-containing protein: MNDLTRRDFLRRAAAVGGAMALSPVALWAEEAAKKAVHPGPLDLCVARWAGDPVPDEETEAMAARLTERAIDALGGMKRFVSRGDVVWIKPNIGWNRAPELAATTNPAVVGSLARLCLDAGAKKVKVGDNPCHPAAEAYRNSGIEGAARAAGAETVFLDEDRFREVKIGGDRLEKWPVYPEILEADLVINVPIAKHHGLSQATLCMKNYMGIVGGRRNAWHQDLPACLTDITAFMKPRLCVLDAVRILTNNGPTGGNPKDVKRTDTVAAGVDVVALDAFGAELLGHRPDRLLTVQAGFRAGLGDIDWRASVLEEIGVS; the protein is encoded by the coding sequence ATGAACGATCTCACCCGGCGGGATTTTCTGAGGCGCGCAGCGGCGGTCGGGGGCGCGATGGCCCTCTCCCCGGTGGCGCTCTGGGCCGAGGAGGCGGCGAAGAAGGCCGTCCACCCCGGGCCGCTCGATCTCTGCGTGGCCCGATGGGCGGGCGATCCCGTCCCCGACGAGGAGACGGAGGCGATGGCGGCCCGTCTCACCGAGAGGGCGATCGACGCCCTCGGCGGGATGAAGCGTTTCGTCTCCCGCGGAGACGTGGTCTGGATCAAGCCGAACATCGGCTGGAATCGCGCGCCCGAGCTGGCGGCGACCACCAACCCGGCGGTGGTGGGATCGCTGGCGCGGCTCTGCCTGGACGCGGGCGCCAAGAAGGTGAAGGTAGGGGACAATCCCTGCCACCCGGCGGCGGAGGCGTACCGGAACAGCGGGATCGAGGGGGCGGCGCGGGCGGCCGGCGCGGAGACGGTCTTCCTCGACGAGGACCGTTTCCGCGAGGTGAAGATCGGCGGAGATCGTCTCGAGAAGTGGCCGGTCTACCCCGAGATTCTCGAGGCGGACCTGGTGATCAACGTCCCCATCGCCAAGCATCACGGCCTCTCGCAGGCCACGCTCTGCATGAAAAACTACATGGGGATCGTCGGGGGGCGGCGGAACGCCTGGCATCAGGACCTGCCCGCCTGCCTCACCGATATCACCGCCTTCATGAAGCCCCGCCTCTGCGTGCTCGACGCGGTGCGTATCCTGACCAATAACGGGCCGACCGGCGGCAACCCGAAGGACGTGAAAAGGACGGACACCGTCGCCGCCGGCGTGGATGTCGTCGCCCTCGACGCCTTCGGCGCCGAACTGCTCGGCCATCGCCCGGACCGTCTCCTGACGGTGCAGGCGGGCTTCCGTGCCGGCCTGGGCGATATCGACTGGAGGGCTTCCGTGCTGGAGGAGATCGGGGTCTCGTGA